Below is a genomic region from Mycolicibacter hiberniae.
GGCTTCTTCGATCTCCTGGGCGATGCGGCTGCGCTCCTCGTGGGCGATGCGCAGGATCTGCTCCGCCTCCTGGGTCGCGGCTTCGAGAATCTTCGTCCGGCGGGCGTGGGTGGACGCCTGGAACTCGGCGAGTGCCGCACTGGCAGCAGCCCGGTCGTGACTGGCCGCCTCCAGCTGCTCGCGCAGCTCCGTGGTGAGGGCCTCGGCGTCCTGGCGTGCCAGTTCCTTGGTGCGCCGCGCCTCCTCGGAGGCGATGCGCATCATCCGCGCGATCCGGTCGGACATGCCCTCGACGGAGTCGACCGGGCCGGCGACCTGCTCGAACTGCGATCGCAGCTGGGCCAGTTCGGCCGTGAGGCGCTGCCGCTCGTTCTCGGCCTCGGCGGTCATACGCACCACGTCGTTTTGCAGCCGCGTGACTTCGGCGGCCAGCTGTTCGCGGTCGATGAGCGTCTTCGACTTGCTCGCCTCGAGGGACTTGTTGCGCTCCTGCAGCACGCTGATCTCGTGGTGCAGCCTGCCGATGTAGTCGGAGACCTCATTGCGATCGAAACCGCGCATCTGCGTTTCGAAGTCGGGAATCTCCAGCGCCACCGGCATGCTCCTAAGCACCTGAGGGGGTCGGTCTTCGGTCGATGGGGTAGCCGGAATTCAACCGAGTTGGCTTGTGCCCGAAGCCAACTGGATGTGCCGACTCAAGTCACCGTGCGACGGAGCGTATCAGAACCCCGCGGGCATGTCACCGGACTTACGGTGGGCGAACAGCTTGGGTTTCGCTACCGGCAGTGCCGATCCACTTCTGGATCTCGTCGAGGTCGGCGCGGATTCCGGCGCGCTCGACGTGCAGCAGCGCCCCGTCGGCGTGTGCTCGTTCGCGCAGCGCCCCGGCTTGTCGCTCGGCATCGGCGATCAGGGCCGTCGCTTGCGCCCGCGCCTGTTCGTCGATCGTGGCGATGTTGGCCTCGACCTGTTCCCAGGTGGCCTGCAGCTTCTGCTCCAGCTGCCGCCGCGACCGACGGCGATTGCGTTCGTCGTCTTCCCAGGACCGCTTGATCTGGTTGTCGAGGGCCTCGTTGGACGCCAGGCGGCGGCGTTCGTCCTCCTCGGCCAGCCGGCGGTACAACGCCCGGCGGCGCTGTTGGGCCTCGGCGGTCTGTTCGGCGATGCGAGCGCGCTCCTCGTGCGCCGATCGCAGGATCTGCTGCGCTTCGGCGGTTGCGATGTCCAGGATCTTGATCTGGCGCGTTCGGGCCGCCGACTCCACCCCGGTCAGTTCTTCGCCGGCGGCGGCCCGCTCGTAGCGGGCGGCCACCAGCTTCTCGCGCAGATCCCGGGTCAGAGCGTCAGTCTCCCGACAAGCCAGCTCCTTGACGCGCCGCGCCTCCTCGGCGGCCATCCGCATCATCACCGTCAGCCGCTCGGGTGCTCCGACCGCCGGATTCTCGGCGCCGGTGGCCTCAGCGAGCCGGCGGCGCAGGTTCTGTATCTCGGCGATGAGTTCACCGCGCCGGCAGTCGGCATCGGCGGCCTTGTGCACGACGTCCTTCTTCAGCCTCGCCAGCTCGGCAATGAGTTGTTCGCGATTCGATTCAGCCTGCGTCCGCACGGCGTTGAGCGATTTCGCCCGGTCGCGCAAATAGTCGATTTCGTGGTGGAGGCGCGCGAGGTAATCCGCCACCGCAGTGCGATCGAAACCGCGCATCTGCGTTGGGAATGGCGGAATATTCAGCACCGGAACCGACTCCTCCTCTCGGCAAGACTCGATGGTCGGCCGGCGCCTGGGTCAACCCCGGGAAAAGCGCACATCAGGACAGGTCAGCCGCCACAGACACGCCGCCGCGCGACGAAGCGTAGCAGACGGGTGCGAACGTGTCACCGAAAAAATAAATGGCCGAAGCGGTACTTCAGTGCGGGCGATTTTCTCGAAACCAGGTTTCTCTGGCCGACAATGCCGATTCGCGATCCACCTGCCGCGCGGCATTAACTTGAGTTTCGGCATTAACTTGTTTGGCGCGATTGGCCTGCGATGTCGACCGCTCAATCTGGCCGACGATCTTCGCGCGCGCATCGATGAGTTCGGCCAGGCGCCGTTGCGCGTCTGCGACGTGGCTGGTGATCGCCTGGTTCATCTCGGTCAGGATCGCCGAGGCGTGACTTTCGGCCTCTTTCATGATTTCGGCCGCGCTCAGCACGGCCTGTCGCCGCAGATGCGCGGCCTGCGCCCGCAGGTGTTTGTGCTGTGTTTCCAGCTCGGCCCGCAGTTCGGCTGCCTCGCGGCGCTGAGCCTCGGCGTCGGCGAGAACGGCCGCAGCCTCGCTCTGGGCCGCCGCGCGCAGCTCGTCGGCGAAGCGCTGCGCCTCTGCGCGGATATCCTCGGCTTCGGCCATCGCGCCGTTGAGAATGCCAGACAGTCGATCGCTGAGATCCACGATGTCGCCCGGAATCGCGGAGGCCAACTCGGTGAACTGCGCCGAGGCGGATTCCAGATTCGCTTGCGATTCGCTCAGCTGGTTCGTCAGCGCGATGATCCGCGATCCGTCCCGCGGCATGTGCGCTTCGATGTCACTGACGGTGCCGTGTGCGTAGTGCGAGTCGATCTGCAGCGACACCCGGTCCAGCTCCACCCCCCGGGTGCGCTGGCTGTGCTCCAACAGGTACCGGTCGTCAGGCTCGTCGGAAGTCACAGTCGGCCAGCATACCGCTCCGCAGCCGGTACCGAATGGATCTGCGGGACTGTCGAAGACGTCGCGGTGTGCGGACAAATCCGGCTGCTACAGATACGTCCTGAGGTGGTCGCGCAGGCTGGACGTGAACGCGGCGGCAACCGCTGATCTGGGCGCATAGCCGTCTGCGGCGTGGTACATCCCCGCCACGGTGAGAAGTTCGCACGGCACGCCGCAGGCGCGCAGCGTGTGCGCGTAGGCGACGTCCTCCGCGTAGAAGAGGTCCAGTTCACCCACCCCGATCCAGGCGGGCGCCAGACCGGACAGGTTCGCGCGCCGGGCCGGCGCGGCGTAGGGCGGTGCGTCGGTCATCCGCGGCGCCCGGCCCAGGTAGGCGGTCCAGGCGAAGCGATTGGACTCCGGCGTCCAGACCAACCGTCCGCGCCCACCGCTGTCGCGCAGTACCGTGCGGTCGTCGAGCATGGGGTAGACCAGGGCCTGGGCCCGCAATGCGAGGCCCTCGTCGTGGCAACGCTGGGCGACGGCCGCCGCGAGACCGCCGCCGGCGCTGAACCCGGCCACCGCGATGCGGTCGGGGTCGATTCCCAACGTGACGGCACGCTCGCGCATCCAGCTCAGCGTCGCCATGCAGTCGTCCAGGGCAGCCGGGAAGGGGTTTTCCGGCGCCAACCGATAGTCCGGCGCCACGATCACCGCGTCCAGCTCGCGGGCAAGACGCCCGTAAGTGCTCAATTCCAGGCGGGCAGAACCCACGATCATCCCGCCGCCGTGCAGCATCAGGACAGCGGGCCCGGGCCGGCGGGCGCTGCGGGGTGTCGCCACCAGCACCCGCATACCGGCCGCGCCGACACGCTGGGTCGTCACGGTGACGCCGGGACCGGCCGGCCGCTTGATCCGGTAGACCGCCCGCAGGAACGGCAGCGTGTGTGCGCGGTAGGTCATGGTCACATACGGCAACAGCGGACTGCGGAGCTCGGGTGCGACGCCGGCGAAGGCCGGGCGCAACCGCAGGTAGCGGCGCGCCGCGAGCGCCGCCGTTGCCGTGGCGGCAGCGCCGGCCAGGGTTGCGCGCACGTCGGCCTAGGGTGCGAGCAACTGGTCGGCGTCGAAACAGCTGTGATCGCCGGTGTGGCAGGCGCCGCCGGTCTGATCGACGGTCAGCAGCACGGTGTCGCCGTCGCAGTCCAGCCGTACCGAGTGCACGTACTGGGTGTGCCCGGAGGTCGCGCCCTTGATCCACTGCTGCTGGCGCGACCGCGAGAAGTACGTGGCCTCACGCGTGGCCAGCGTGCGCGCCAGCGCTTCGTCGTCCATCCAGGCGACCATGAGTACGTCGCCACTGCCCCGCTCCTGGACCACCGCGGCGATCAGGCCCTCGGTGTTTCGCTTGAGGCGGGCCGCGATGGCCGGGTCGAGCCGGTGGGTCATCGCACCACGATTCCCTCCGCAGCCATCGCCGCCTTCACCTCGCCGATGGTGATCTCGCCGAAATGAAACACACTGGCCGCCAGCACCGCATCGGCGCCGGCGGCGACCGCCGGGACGAAATGCTCCACCGCGCCGGCTCCCCCGCTGGCGATCACCGGCACGTTCACCGCCGCCCGGACCGCGCGCAACATCCGCAGGTCGAATCCGGCCTTGGTGCCGTCGGCATCCATCGAATTCAGCAGGATCTCCCCGACGCCCAACTCGACACCGCGGACCGCCCATTCGACGGCGTCGATACCGGTGCCCTGCCGGCCACCGTGGGTGGTGACTTCCCATCCGGACGCGGTGGGAGCCGAATCGGCCGGCACGGTGCGCGCATCGACCGACAGCACGATGCACTGGGAACCGAACTGCCGCGACAGCTCGGCAAGAAGTTCCGGGCGGGCGATCGCGGCGGTGTTCACCGAAACCTTGTCCGCTCCGGCCCGCAACAGCACGTCGACGTCGGCGACCGTACGTACCCCCCCGCCGACGGTGAGCGGGATGAAGACCTGATCGGCGGTGCGCGCGACCACCTCGAGCATGGTCGCCCGGCCGGACGACGACGCCGTCACGTCGAGGAAGGTCAGCTCGTCGGCGCCCGCGGCGTCATAGGCCGCGGCCAGCTCGACCGGGTCGCCGGCATCGCGCAGGTTGGCGAAGTTCACCCCTTTGACGACCCGGCCGCCGTCGACGTCCAGACACGGAATGACCCGTACGGCCACATCACTGCGCTTATGCATCGGTCCCAGCTTCGCCTCTCCTGCGTCGAGCCTCGCTGAACCGCTGTGCTTATGCATCGGTCCCAGCTTCGCCTCTCCTGCGTCGAGACTCGCTGAACCGCTGTGTTGTTCCATATCAGTAGTCCCCCGGTGCGCCGACTCGCATGAGGATGTCGAGAATCTGATCGTGTGCCCCCGGCGCCGCGACCAGCGCCGAGTCCGACGATGCCGTCCAGGGAGCGCCGGACAGGTCGGTGACGATGCCGCCCGCCGCCCGCACCATGGCCACGCCGGCGGCGTGGTCCCAGATGTGGTGGCCGAAACTGATCGCACCGCCGAGCGTGCCGTCGGCGACATAGGCCAGGTCGATTCCGGTGGCGCCGTGCATCCGCGTCCGCGAGGTCACCCTGGTCAGTCCCTCGAGCACGGCCAGCCGGTAGCGGCCGGGAAAGCGGCCCCGCCATTCGACGTTGAATGTGCCGATGCCGACCAACGAGTGGGCTAGGTCGGCGGGCTCCAGTCGTGGTTGCGCCACCCCGTTGCGGATCAGCGGGCCGCCCGCCACCGCGGTGTAGCGCTGACCGGCGAACGGCAGCCAGGTCAGCCCCGCGATCGGCTCCCCGTCGCGTAGCAGCCCCAGCAGTATGGCGGCCATCGGTGAGCCGGCGGCGTAGTTGAAGGTCCCGTCGATGGGATCGAGCACCCATACCAACGGGGAATCGATTGGCGGGCCGCCGAATTCCTCGCCGTGCACTCCGATTCCGGTCGCCGCGACCAGTGCATCGGTGATCTGTCGTTCCAGGGCGAGGTCAACCTCGGTCGCAAAGTCGTTGCCGCCCTTGCGCACTGCCGATCCAGCCCGATGGCCGGCCAGAAATGGCTCGGCTGCGACATCGAGGATCTCCGACGCCGCTGCGACCAGCGCCTCCAGATCCACGGTGTCCAGCGCCATGGCGGCCTACTCCTGCACCGTGGACAACGCCTCGGGCAGCGTGAACCGGCCCGCGTAGAGGGCCTTGCCGACGATAGCGCCCTCCACGCCGCGGTTCACCAGCGTGGCGATAGCGCGCAGGTCGTCGAGGCTCGAGACTCCGCCGGAGGCGATCACCGGAGCGTCGGTGCGGTCGGCGACCGCGCCGAGCAGCTCCAGGTTGGGCCCGCCCAGGGTGCCGTCCTTGGTCACATCGGTGACGACGTAGCGTGAACACCCTTCGCGGTCAAGCCGTTCCAGGACCGGCCACAGATCCCCGCCGTCGGTCTCCCAGCCCCGGCCGCGCAGCCGGTGGATGCCGTCGGGATGACTGGGGTCGATCTGCACATCGAGCCCGACCGCGACCTTCTCGCCGTGTTCGGCGATCGCCCGCGCGCACCATTGTGGGTTCTCCAAGGCCGCCGTGCCGAGGTTCACCCGGGCGCAGCCGGTGGCCAGCGCCGCTGCCAGCGACTCGTCGTCGCGGATCCCGCCGGACAGTTCCACCTTGACATCGAGGCGGCCCACCACATCGGCCAGCAGCTCGCGGTTGGAACCGCGCCCGAAGGCGGCGTCCAGATCGACCAGGTGGATCCATTCCGCGCCGTCGCGCTGCCAGCCCAGCGCGGCGTCGAGCGCCGAACCGTACTCGGTCTCGCTGCCGGCCTTTCCCTGCACCAGACGCACGGCGCGCCCGTCGACGACATCGACGGCCGGCAACAGAACCAGTGCCGTGTTCGCAGTCGTACTCACAGTGCCTCCACCCAGTTGCTCAACAGCGCCGCCCCGGCATCCCCACTCTTTTCGGGGTGAAACTGGGTGGCGGCCAATGGCCCATCCTCGACAGCCGCCACGAACGGTACCTGATGGGTCGCCCAGGTCACCAAAGCCTCCGGACGGCCCTCCCAGCGCTGCGCGGCGTAGGAGTGCACGAAGTAGAACCGGGTGTCGGCGTCCAGGCCGGCGAACAGCGTGCTGCCCGGCGCGGCATCGACGACGTTCCAGCCCATGTGCGGGATCACCGGGGCGTCCAGCCGGGTGACCGCACCCGGCCACTGCCCGCATCCGGTGGTGTCGACCCCGAACTCGACGCCGTGGGCGAACAGAATCTGCATCCCGACGCAGACTCCGAGGACCGGCCGCCCGGACTGCACGCGTTCGGCGATGATCTTGTCGCCGTTGACGTTGCGCAGGCCCGCCATGCACGCCGCATAGGCACCGACGCCCGGCACCAGCAGGCCGTCGGCCCCGGCGGCGGCGTCGGCGTCGGCGGTCACCTCGACCTGCGCACCGACCCGCTGCAGAGCCCGCTGGGCTGAGCGCAGGTTCCCGGAACCGTAGTCCAGGATCACCACCCTGGGTTTGACAGATCCGCTCACAGGGCGCCTTTGGTGGACGGCACCCCAGTCACCCGGGGGTCGGGTTCCACGGCCTGGCGCAGCGCACGCGCGACGGCTTTGTACTGGGCTTCGGTGATGTGGTGCGGGTCGCGCCCGTAGAGCACCCGCACGTGCAGCGCGATGCGGGCATTCGACGCCAGCGTCTCGAACACATGCCGGTTGATGACGGTGTGGTACGGCGCCTGCGTTCCGGCGATCGTGGTGTGTGCCAAGTGATCCGGCTCTCCGGTGTGCACGCAGTAGGGCCGCCCGGACACGTCGACGGCAGCGTGTGCCAGGGTCTCGTCCATCGGGATGAAGGCATCGCCGAAGCGGCGGATGCCCACCTTGTCGCCCAGCGCCTCGCCCAGCGCCTGCCCGAGCACGATCGCGGTGTCCTCGACGGTGTGGTGCGCTTCGATCTCGGTGTCGCCGTGGGCGCGGACCGTCAGGTCGAAGCTGGCGTGGCTGCCCAGGGCGGTCAGCATGTGGTCGAAGAACGGCACTCCGGTGTCGATGTTCACGACGCCGGTGCCGTCGAGATCGAGTTCGACCGTGATGTCTGATTCACGGGTGGCACGTTCTACCCGGGCGCGGCGATTGCCGGTCATGATGCTCCTTTGTGCTGGTGGCCGCCGGCTGCGCCCGGTTCCGCCGCGCCGGCGATCGGTACCGGTTGCCGGGTGAGTTCGGTGGCCGCAAGCCGTTGGCTGGCGGCGAGCAGCGCGTCGTTCTCCTCCGGAAGCCCGGTGGTGGCCCGCAGGTATCCGGGGATGCCTACATCGCGGATGAGGATACCGGCGTCCAGGTAGCGCTGCCAGGTCGCCGGGGCCTCGGCGAATTCGCCGAACAGCACGAAGTTGGCATCGCTGGGGATCACCCGAAAGCCCATGTCGGACAGCGCTCCCGAGACGCGATCCCGCTCGGATATCAATTGTGCGACGCTGCCGAGGGTGTCGCCGGCGTGGCGCAGCGCGGCGCGTGCGGCCGCCTGGGTGACCACCGACAGGTGGTACGGCAGCCGCACCAGCAACATCGCATCGATCACCGCCGGGGCCGCGATCAGGTAGCCGAGCCGGCCGCCGGCGAACGCGAACGCCTTACTCATCGTGCGGGTGACGATCAGCTTGGCCGGGTAGTCGGTGATCAGAGCGATCGCGCTGGGCTGTGAGGAGAACTCACCGTAGGCTTCGTCCACGATCACGATCCCGGGCGCCGCATCCAGCAGCGCCCGCAAGTCATCCAGCGAAACACTTTGCCCGGAAGGGTTGTTCGGGGACGCGATGAACACCACGTCGGGCTGGTGCTCGGCGACGGCGGCGGTCGCCACGGCCACGTCGAGCCCGAAGTCAGACCCGCGGTGCACGGCCAGCCAACGCGTCAAGGTGCCGTCGGCGATGATCGGGTGCATCGAGTACGACGGCACGAATCCGATGGCGCTGCGGCCCGGCCCCCCGAACGCCTGCAGCAACTGCTGCAGGATCTCGTTGGAACCGTTGGCGGCCCACACGTTGTCCGGCCCCACCGCCACCCCGGTCTGGGTGGTCAGGTAGTCGGCCAGGTCGGCGCGCAGCGCGACGGCGTCACGATCGGGATAGCGGTGCAGCTCAGCGGCGACCTCGCGCACCGAACGTGCCACGTCGTCGACCAATGCCGCACTCGGCGGGTGCGGGTTCTCGTTGGTGTTGAGCCGCACCGGAACATCGAGCTGCGGTGCGCCGTAAGGAGACTTGCCGCGCAAGTCCTCGCGCAGCGGCAGGTCCGCCAGGCCGATCTGTCCACCGGGCCGCGACTCGGTGGCGCTCACTGCTCGAACCTCCGCCGGACCGCCTCGCCGTGCGAGGGCAGATCCTCTGCGGTGGCCAGCGCGATCACGTGTCCGCTGACGTCCTTGAGCGCGGCCTCGGTGTAGTCCACCAGGTGCACGCCGCGCAGGAAGGTCTGCACGGACAGACCACTGGAGTGGCGGGCACTGCCGGCGGTCGGCAGCACGTGGTTGGAGCCGGCGCAGTAGTCGCCCAGACTGACCGGCGAGTACGGTCCGAGGAAGATCGCGCCGGCTGAGCGGATGCGGCCCGCGACGGCCGCCGGGTCGGCGGTCTGAATCTCGAGGTGCTCGGCGGCGTAGGCGTTCACCACCTCGATACCGGCGTCCAGATCGTCGACCAGCACGATCGCCGACTGCGGGCCGGACAGCGCTGTGCTGACCCGCTCGCGGTGCACCGTGGTCTGCAGCTGTGCGGCGACCTCCCGGGCGGTGGCGTCGGCCAGTTCGGCGCTGGTGGCGACCAGCACACTGGCCGCCATCTCGTCGTGCTCGGCCTGACTGATCAGGTCGGCGGCCAGGTGTGCCGGGTTGGCGGTGTGGTCGGCGAGAATCGCGATCTCGGTGGGACCGGCCTCGGCGTCGATGCCCACCTGCGACCGGCACAGTCTTTTGGCGGCGGTGACGTAGATGTTGCCGGGGCCGGTGATCATGTCGACTGGGGCCAGTTCGCCGTCGTCGGTGTCGGTGCCGCCGTAGGCCAGCAGCGCCACGGCCTGCGCGCCGCCGACCGCCCAGACCTCGCTGACACCGAGCAGCCGGGCCGCCGCCAGGATCGTGGGGTGCGGCAGGCCGTCGAAGGCGGCCTGGGGCGGGCTGGCGATCACCAGCGAGTCGACCCCGGCGATCTGGGCCGGGACGACGTTCATCACCACGCTGGACGGGTAGACCGCGTTGCCGCCGGGCACGTACAGGCCGACCCGTTCGACGGGAATCCACCGCTGCGTGACGGTGGCGCCCGGGGACAGCGTGGTGGCGGTATCGCTGCGCCGCTGGTCGGTGTGGACCGCAC
It encodes:
- the hisH gene encoding imidazole glycerol phosphate synthase subunit HisH: MSGSVKPRVVILDYGSGNLRSAQRALQRVGAQVEVTADADAAAGADGLLVPGVGAYAACMAGLRNVNGDKIIAERVQSGRPVLGVCVGMQILFAHGVEFGVDTTGCGQWPGAVTRLDAPVIPHMGWNVVDAAPGSTLFAGLDADTRFYFVHSYAAQRWEGRPEALVTWATHQVPFVAAVEDGPLAATQFHPEKSGDAGAALLSNWVEAL
- the priA gene encoding bifunctional 1-(5-phosphoribosyl)-5-((5-phosphoribosylamino)methylideneamino)imidazole-4-carboxamide isomerase/phosphoribosylanthranilate isomerase PriA — encoded protein: MVLLPAVDVVDGRAVRLVQGKAGSETEYGSALDAALGWQRDGAEWIHLVDLDAAFGRGSNRELLADVVGRLDVKVELSGGIRDDESLAAALATGCARVNLGTAALENPQWCARAIAEHGEKVAVGLDVQIDPSHPDGIHRLRGRGWETDGGDLWPVLERLDREGCSRYVVTDVTKDGTLGGPNLELLGAVADRTDAPVIASGGVSSLDDLRAIATLVNRGVEGAIVGKALYAGRFTLPEALSTVQE
- a CDS encoding coiled-coil domain-containing protein, whose product is MTSDEPDDRYLLEHSQRTRGVELDRVSLQIDSHYAHGTVSDIEAHMPRDGSRIIALTNQLSESQANLESASAQFTELASAIPGDIVDLSDRLSGILNGAMAEAEDIRAEAQRFADELRAAAQSEAAAVLADAEAQRREAAELRAELETQHKHLRAQAAHLRRQAVLSAAEIMKEAESHASAILTEMNQAITSHVADAQRRLAELIDARAKIVGQIERSTSQANRAKQVNAETQVNAARQVDRESALSARETWFRENRPH
- a CDS encoding coiled-coil domain-containing protein; protein product: MPVALEIPDFETQMRGFDRNEVSDYIGRLHHEISVLQERNKSLEASKSKTLIDREQLAAEVTRLQNDVVRMTAEAENERQRLTAELAQLRSQFEQVAGPVDSVEGMSDRIARMMRIASEEARRTKELARQDAEALTTELREQLEAASHDRAAASAALAEFQASTHARRTKILEAATQEAEQILRIAHEERSRIAQEIEEAERSRREVYQRLAEDDERNRRAAQEALDEQIKLAWEEDERNRREAQQRLDQKMKAAWEQAEANIAKLDKEARLEASSLIANTKREAKLLRDRTQAEVEQLGRERAGIVTHLSEIRNWIDTAVGEARAAAGPAEASEAESEAPAHTGG
- the hisF gene encoding imidazole glycerol phosphate synthase subunit HisF encodes the protein MHKRSDVAVRVIPCLDVDGGRVVKGVNFANLRDAGDPVELAAAYDAAGADELTFLDVTASSSGRATMLEVVARTADQVFIPLTVGGGVRTVADVDVLLRAGADKVSVNTAAIARPELLAELSRQFGSQCIVLSVDARTVPADSAPTASGWEVTTHGGRQGTGIDAVEWAVRGVELGVGEILLNSMDADGTKAGFDLRMLRAVRAAVNVPVIASGGAGAVEHFVPAVAAGADAVLAASVFHFGEITIGEVKAAMAAEGIVVR
- the hisI gene encoding phosphoribosyl-AMP cyclohydrolase is translated as MTHRLDPAIAARLKRNTEGLIAAVVQERGSGDVLMVAWMDDEALARTLATREATYFSRSRQQQWIKGATSGHTQYVHSVRLDCDGDTVLLTVDQTGGACHTGDHSCFDADQLLAP
- the hisD gene encoding histidinol dehydrogenase — encoded protein: MDGVNTGLMARIDLRGTDQSDPSSRLSRARLRSVLPRGAADVETVLPRVRPIVEAVAQRGAAAALEFGESFDRVRPGTVRVPDAALADALTELDPAVRAALEVAIRRARAVHTDQRRSDTATTLSPGATVTQRWIPVERVGLYVPGGNAVYPSSVVMNVVPAQIAGVDSLVIASPPQAAFDGLPHPTILAAARLLGVSEVWAVGGAQAVALLAYGGTDTDDGELAPVDMITGPGNIYVTAAKRLCRSQVGIDAEAGPTEIAILADHTANPAHLAADLISQAEHDEMAASVLVATSAELADATAREVAAQLQTTVHRERVSTALSGPQSAIVLVDDLDAGIEVVNAYAAEHLEIQTADPAAVAGRIRSAGAIFLGPYSPVSLGDYCAGSNHVLPTAGSARHSSGLSVQTFLRGVHLVDYTEAALKDVSGHVIALATAEDLPSHGEAVRRRFEQ
- a CDS encoding inositol monophosphatase family protein, giving the protein MALDTVDLEALVAAASEILDVAAEPFLAGHRAGSAVRKGGNDFATEVDLALERQITDALVAATGIGVHGEEFGGPPIDSPLVWVLDPIDGTFNYAAGSPMAAILLGLLRDGEPIAGLTWLPFAGQRYTAVAGGPLIRNGVAQPRLEPADLAHSLVGIGTFNVEWRGRFPGRYRLAVLEGLTRVTSRTRMHGATGIDLAYVADGTLGGAISFGHHIWDHAAGVAMVRAAGGIVTDLSGAPWTASSDSALVAAPGAHDQILDILMRVGAPGDY
- a CDS encoding histidinol-phosphate transaminase, translating into MSATESRPGGQIGLADLPLREDLRGKSPYGAPQLDVPVRLNTNENPHPPSAALVDDVARSVREVAAELHRYPDRDAVALRADLADYLTTQTGVAVGPDNVWAANGSNEILQQLLQAFGGPGRSAIGFVPSYSMHPIIADGTLTRWLAVHRGSDFGLDVAVATAAVAEHQPDVVFIASPNNPSGQSVSLDDLRALLDAAPGIVIVDEAYGEFSSQPSAIALITDYPAKLIVTRTMSKAFAFAGGRLGYLIAAPAVIDAMLLVRLPYHLSVVTQAAARAALRHAGDTLGSVAQLISERDRVSGALSDMGFRVIPSDANFVLFGEFAEAPATWQRYLDAGILIRDVGIPGYLRATTGLPEENDALLAASQRLAATELTRQPVPIAGAAEPGAAGGHQHKGAS
- a CDS encoding alpha/beta hydrolase, which gives rise to MRATLAGAAATATAALAARRYLRLRPAFAGVAPELRSPLLPYVTMTYRAHTLPFLRAVYRIKRPAGPGVTVTTQRVGAAGMRVLVATPRSARRPGPAVLMLHGGGMIVGSARLELSTYGRLARELDAVIVAPDYRLAPENPFPAALDDCMATLSWMRERAVTLGIDPDRIAVAGFSAGGGLAAAVAQRCHDEGLALRAQALVYPMLDDRTVLRDSGGRGRLVWTPESNRFAWTAYLGRAPRMTDAPPYAAPARRANLSGLAPAWIGVGELDLFYAEDVAYAHTLRACGVPCELLTVAGMYHAADGYAPRSAVAAAFTSSLRDHLRTYL
- the hisB gene encoding imidazoleglycerol-phosphate dehydratase HisB; translated protein: MTGNRRARVERATRESDITVELDLDGTGVVNIDTGVPFFDHMLTALGSHASFDLTVRAHGDTEIEAHHTVEDTAIVLGQALGEALGDKVGIRRFGDAFIPMDETLAHAAVDVSGRPYCVHTGEPDHLAHTTIAGTQAPYHTVINRHVFETLASNARIALHVRVLYGRDPHHITEAQYKAVARALRQAVEPDPRVTGVPSTKGAL
- a CDS encoding coiled-coil domain-containing protein, with translation MRGFDRTAVADYLARLHHEIDYLRDRAKSLNAVRTQAESNREQLIAELARLKKDVVHKAADADCRRGELIAEIQNLRRRLAEATGAENPAVGAPERLTVMMRMAAEEARRVKELACRETDALTRDLREKLVAARYERAAAGEELTGVESAARTRQIKILDIATAEAQQILRSAHEERARIAEQTAEAQQRRRALYRRLAEEDERRRLASNEALDNQIKRSWEDDERNRRRSRRQLEQKLQATWEQVEANIATIDEQARAQATALIADAERQAGALRERAHADGALLHVERAGIRADLDEIQKWIGTAGSETQAVRPP